GCCACCTCCTTCTCTCGTGCTCCCTAGAGATAAGGTTCACTGCCACCGAGAGTTCTGAGTACGGTGAGGTCAGGGAGAACTTGAAACAAAGAAACGCAGCCAAGGCAACAACCGCCTGGGATGCCAGCCGGGCCGGGCTTGCTGGCAGGGTTCTGCGGGCACGGGCTGGGCTTGGAGGGTGTCGCTGCGCGCAGGGGAGGCGGGGCGGGGCCTGGCCTGGCGGCGCTGCTAACCGCCCTCCCTCTCCCCTAGGTGAGGCCACAGGCGGTGCTCTGGGTCCGGGAGCGCTGTCCCCAGCATGAGCGCAGCCGGCAGGAGTGAATGACTGCAGCTGCGACTTCCTTCCCGGGCTGCCCGAGCCTCCTTCCTCACCGACTTTCTGTTTTTGATTAACTCCGTGGACTCCTGACTCTTTCTTCGCCTGGAACATCAATATGTGTCATGTCATTGTCACCTGTCGCTCGATGCTCTGGACCCTGCTGAGTATTGTGGTGGCTTTTGCCGAGCTCATTGCCTTCATGAGCGCAGACTGGCTGATCGGGAAAGCTAGGAGCCGCGGCGGTGGCGTGGAGCCGGCAGGCCCTGGGGGAGGCTCCCCTGAGCCCTACCACCCCACCCTGGGCATCTACGCCCGCTGCATCCGGAACCCAGGGGTGCAGCACTTCCAGCGGGACACGCTGTGCGGGCCCTACGCTGAGAGCTTCGGCGAGATCGCCAGCGGCTTCTGGCAGGCCACAGCTATTTTCCTGGCGGTGGGAATCTTCATTCTCTGCATGGTGGCCTTGGTGTCCGTCTTCACCATGTGTGTGCAGAGCATCATGAAGAAAAGCATCTTCAATGTCTGTGGGCTGTTGCAAGGAATTGCAGGTAAGAGGGCAGGAGCTCGGGCTGCCTGGAGTGGAGGGATAGAGAGCTGCCGGGCCACGCACTCTGGCACTGGGCATGTGCTTCCTGTCAGCTTTGCAGATGACCATTTTCTGTCTAGTCAGGTTTCCTTTGCCCCTTCTGTTCTAGGCGACGTTTGTGTGCTATCCACATGTCTCTTTCCCGTCTTACCCTGCAGGAAGACGCAGGCTTATTCTTCTCTGGTCTCACATGGtcttcctcattgcttatttccTCAGGGTCTAAGTTGTTGGTTTTAGTTTGAGTAACTActcctactttttgtttttcccattaaatTTAAAGCATGCTTTCCACTTCAGTGCAATTCCCTGAGGAATTCGGATGAGCATGAGTCCCACCTGCAGCAAGCACTGGATGCTAAGAAGAATgtaagcggggggggggggcgctCATTAAGCAGCAGCAAGCCTGCTTCCCCCATCCACTCTCAGCTCCGGCCTCCAGATGATTTCAGCGTGGGTGGGGAAGACACGGCTGGGGAGAAATTAGTATCAGCTGTTCTGTGTTTAATGACGTTCTGGTTTAAATTGTCGGTCTCCTGGAGCCTGACAGACAGAAGGTTCTGTGCACTCAGATCAGAAAATGCAAGCTAACGCTGCATATCCTGGGAATTTCTCACTGAGCTTGTTAGAAATGGGTGGAAAGGAAAGTATGAGCACTTTGCAGTGGTCCCAGGTAGAAGCCTGTGAGCTTTGGGGAAACGTCCACTGCCACCAGCACTTTCACAGGCTTCCCCACGTGGGTTTGAAAGGTGGGTCCTGAACCAACAAGGTAGCAATCTGTCTAGGCGTCAAGATTCTTGTTCTGGGTGACAAAAATTCATGTACACACAAAGACGGCTGAGTTTGAAGACATCCCCAGGAAGTAGAGGAATAGACTCTTGCCTTGATATTCAGGCAACAAGTGCTTACTTTTTAAGCAAGTTATTAATCTAGACTCTAAGAAGAGAGTTAACCACCTACAACCCTAAATGAAGGGCACAAGTGATTCATCCCTCAACAAATTCTAAAGCTGTGTGCACAGGATTCTTCAGAATAAAGCCATGCACTGAGCCATGTGTCCAGGGCTGTAAAGAAGCAGCCCCCAAATGAATTAACTCTAGTCAGTCTCATagcaaactcttgagctcagcaGAGCTGGCTTCCAAATAAACAGATCAAATGACAGTTTTTTTCCCAAACGGGATAAGATAAAGTTTGCTGTTCTTCAAATCTTAGGGGGCCCCtgtgtggggtggaggtgggggttgggAAGTAATGGGCCAAGAGAAATGACAGAGGGCCTGCCCCTTAGTTCTGATTTGCTTTCATGGGGGAATACGCCATCCAGACACCAGGTCCCTTAATCTTTCTGGCCCAAAGGGACAAGTCTCAGGACCCTCATCTCTGTATCTGCCAGGATCAGCCATACGACAAGTGACCCAGGCACTCATGGAATTTGGGAGACCAGGATTCTGTGTTTCGCATTGCTCCTCATGAGCAGTTTCACTTGAGATAAATGTACCACCCTGGGTCTCAGCGTTCTCCTTCTGAAAAATAGGGAGATTAGAAAATAGGACCttcctttagatttttttaggcTTAGAATTTGATCCTGTGAAGCTCATTGTCCCCTTTTGACTCACTTCTGAAGAAGTCTCTCCCCTTCAGCTTGTCATCTCACCACCGAGAAATCATAAACATGAGTTTCAGGACTGATCCATCACTTTCTTGTCAGAGAAATGTCCCCGTTGTATTCTCCTCTGACACACAGTGccccaggggtgtgtgtgtgtgcatgtgcctctCTTAAAACTTTTGCAGAGAAGTGTTACTGAAGGTTCTCGAAGAGTCAAACATGTAGCAGGGGAAGCCAGCACACACAGTTTATTAATGCTGAAGAGCCCTGGTTGACCAGGGACAGGGATTTCTATTTAGTTTTCCCTGGCTTTGTTGTATTTGCATATCCTTGATGATTTCATGGCTTTAGTATGGGCTTTATTGGTATGCAGTATGTAGATCAGACTCCTGGTTTGTCATGTAGGACTGCTTTTTATCCTGAGAAACCTAATGGTGATCTCACTACCTTCTAGCAAGCCAGCGGCCCTTTACTGGAAGGAGTGTGACATCTTGGGCCATAACACTAAACCTGTCTTAGgcagtcattcagaagcagagCATAGGTATCCTTCAAGACTATTTACATGCAGTTTGGAATAAGGTGTTGAGTGAATTCTGTCTCTGAATGCAGATTAGTCCAACAGATTTGGGTGCTGCGGTGTGCAGCCTATTAACGGCAAGGTGTTCGTTCTTGCATAAAGGTTATTGTGGCTCTCAGATATTACTGGAACactccagtgaattttttttcttttcttttcttttttttttttttgagacataatctcactctgttgcccaggctggagtgcagtggcatgatcttggctcactgcaacctccgcctcccgggttcaagcaattctcctgcctcaccctcccaagttcctgggattacagacatccaccactttgcctggctaatttttgtatttctagtattaacagggtttcaccatgttggccaggctggtctcaaactcctgacctcaaggtgatccacccacctcggcctcctaaaagtgctgggattacaggcgtgagccaccaaacccagcctccAGTGAgttttttctgacttttctctctgcaCAAGGCCTCTAGGAAGGTTGAGGAGAAAGAAGTAGGAGCACTCCTGAGGGTGGGTGCTGCTCATCTGCCTCTTTCCAGTCTAGAAACTTTAACTTCCTCTCTACCCCTGTTACTTATGCATAATctcaaaaattctgaaattacTCACAATTTTAATTGGCAGGAGGAAGAGATGCCCGCATAGTTTGAATACTGTCTAGGAGCCACCCTCCTAAGACTAGGTGCTGAAATATAGGACAGAACtggtttcctttctccttccagcTTAGCATCACCCCTCAGAGAAGAAATCATGAAAAAGAGGGACTGAGCTATCTTTCTCATGTTTGGGGGTCACATCTGCAAGGGATATTCAGTGGGCACTTTCTCCCCTATTGGAGGTCTCATCATGCACCCCAAGCCAATGTCGGGTGGCTGTGCTTCTTGAATCTGTGGCAGAGGAGGTTGCCATACTTGCGTGTGAAGGGGCTGGCTTGCTTTCTCCCATTGGTCAATCTGTGATAGCCTCTGTCTGGtcagccccagcctcagcaaGGACTTGCTACTGTGAGCATCGGTGTTTTCTCTCCCCCGGCCCCCTCTCCCTCAGCCCTGGATCTCTTCAACACTGAAGTAAATGGTGAGAATGGAGGCTATTGCCAGAGCAACACAAGGATTCTTCAGAAGTACACTCAAACTGTGTTTGTTCTTACAATTTACATTTTGGCAAAAATGTGATTGCGTGAAAAATtatcataagcattttttttttttttgctgcacctaattttaagatataaataGGCCGTAGGCTTGTGTAGCCTTCACTGTCTATAAAACACAGCATAAATCATCAAAATCTTGATATTCTGATTTTAGAAATTGGGTGTGAAAGAATCTGCTACTTCAGTGGAAATCCCAAACTCGGGGCTAACTTAAACAGTCATGAAATGTAATTATTGCCTGTTAAGTGAATCCAGGTAGCAGCATCTGCCTTCAGGGCCTCGCCTAATGGTGGACACGCAGCTGACACTTTCTAAATACTTGTGCACATGCCCTCGTAATTAGGGTTCAAGCCTCACCTGAATGTGCCTATGAAACACCGACTAATGTGCCTCACTTTTCTAAGCGGtagttttctcacttgtaaaatggatATAACAGTAGTATAGGCCTCAGGACTGTCTTGAggattagattagattagataaTATATGAGAAAGGCTTAAGCATCGTGCTTAAATAGTGAGTGACTATATAATGACTATATAGTCATTATAATAGTATTTCTGCTTTCTTAGCaagttttggtatatttttttgtttcccagatTTGTCGCATTCTAAGGGAACAGGGATATCTTGTAGCTTTTAGAATCGACCTTATTCTGTTCAAATCAAACACAAATACAGTGCGTAGGGTCTTTCCCTGTCCTTAAAGAGCCTGCCTGTGTACAGGCAGGAGGGTACACAGCAGTCCTGTGGCTTTGGTGTGACTAGGGGTGTCCtcacatcatttttttaaaaagcaggagagAGCAGTCAAATTGAAAACAAAGAgctccttcctcccactccccTTCTTCCTGAAACACACATTTTCCATTCCTTCGCTTTCTGGGGGCAGCTTCTCCAGTTGAATGTTGATTGCAGGTGGCTTCCGAGATTCTCCTGGCGGAGTAACTCACAGGCTGATTGGTCTTCATGAGGTGACAACTTGTCCACGGACTTGGCAGAGACAGCAACACACATTGGTTCATATCCCTCTGGGATTCATTATAAAAGCCGGGTGATCAGCCAGCAGGGTCGGCTTTTTGCCAGCTGTCTTCCTTAGGTTGTGACCTGGATGTAATCCATCGTGAAACTGTAGAATGCAAAGATCCAGGTTTTCCATGACAACATCAAGCAGTTTGTTTTTGGAAATGCGTTTAGGGCTCTCTTAGAAGTCCATGGAATCCCCAGTGACTCAGGTTTGGGACCAAAGCCATTAGACTGAGCTCAGGATTTGGCTCACTCGTGCTGGCTGGGCCTATTCCACAGGGACCACCATGATCATGAGCCACCGGCCGGCTGCCTGCTGTCTTCCAGGCTTCCCTTTATGCCGGGCTGGCTCTCACACTCTCTTCTCCCTCTGGCCTTCTGTCTGCATGAGTCTCAGTCCAATGGGATGCCCTTAGCAACCTGCCCCACCAGTCTGATCAGATAGATTGCACTGGGGCTGAACCCTGctctgcagggctggggtggaGGGTGTGGTCGTGGGAATGGCGTTGGCAGTGGTGGCTAAGGGCCTGGTGTGTGCAGGCTCAGCCTTTTTGGAAGTGAGCAATGATTGAGGGTGAAGGGGacaacatgaaaaaagaaaaagcaatcaaaGGAGAAGCTGAGAAAGAAGACAAGTGGGGATTTTGCCTTTGCTGCTTATAGAATTGCTTTTGTCATAAATCTGATGCGTGGAAGTACGAACGGGCATAGGAAATGCAGCTGATCACGATCTGGGACTTGGTTTTCTTACTGCTTTTTACACAGGGTAAAAAATCACCTTAAGCATCAAGGTTATGACCACAGCCCAACCCAGTGACTGTTCTCATGCCCTACTCATTCACTCCCAGGCCCAAAAGACCAGGTCAGCCACTGAGAGGAGAGAAATAAGAACAGGAGTTTGGAGAGCatagggagagggaaggagatgcCTGGCTCACACAGAGCCCTGCCTCAGAATCCTGCTCCTGAAAAACTCACCTGGCTTTCTTTGAGGTGGTGTACCTTGGTTGCCCACCTTCAGAACACCCTCAAAGAGGcatggggagggaagagggagcatCCCTTCCTTTCCATCCCGGTAAGCACAAGGCCCTGGAGACTTCTGGCTGCCAAAGGGAGGCCTGTGGTTTCTGGCTCTCCAAACAGATGATGTCTCCACCAGAAGGCAGGGCCAACAGTTCTGTGTCTGCATTGGTTTAAGGATACCACTGACAGGACACGTTTCCTAACTCATCAGCCTTTAGGAGTCCCTtggtaaaaagtgaaaaaatccACACGTTATGAGAAGGCAGATCAGAATTAAATTTCAGTCCCAGGCACTTTTATTGGACGCCTACTATGTGCAGAAACCTGTAGACGCAGGTCTACAGCTTTTCGAGTTCTACTCCCAGGCTGCACTAGAGAGTCATCATTTCATAAACTGCACCgtagagaagcaaaaaaaaaacaataataatatataaagggAATGAAGAGTTCAACCatatcattaaattttaaaaagactgctGAAAAGCAAGTGGATCAAGCAGGTATTAATTTAGTAAATCTAGAGATAGGGACCTGTTTTTAAAGAATGAGTTGGAAAGTCTGGAAGAAAATTGTAAATTCTCTTAAAATTCTGATATAGCAACTGAtatgcaaataaaatgttttccatgGCAGCTACTTAATTGTAGACATAAATTACCACAGAGCCATGGATGACCTATGTTCAAGTTAACATTAACATATGATCATTTGAGCATGGCTCTGAATATTTACATGAGCAGTTCGGGCAGTCTGTTTTTGGGGCTTAATGCAAAGGCGGTACTCTTTTAAGCTGTAAAGCCACTTCAGAAATAATCTACATCTGCTGTGAAGAACTGAGCTACAATCAGCCACATTTATGAGCTCATTTATTGTAGATGGTCCTCCCAGTAGCTTTATTACATGGCCACCATTACAGATTAATCTAAAAATACCCATGCGGAGAAAACAAAGCCAGTATTAAAATACTTTGAGAATCAGTACAAACATGTGTTGGCAACTTTaagtaatttcaaataaaaatgcagagTGGCTGTGTGTTCAGAGTGACAGAGGCCAAGCTCAGGGACCTAGTGTTGAAATGATATCACCTGGTTTGTTGTAGTAGGAATTACTTAACATTTTCTGTACCCAAAGACCGCAGCAGACAAGAAATTTACTTGCCCTAGAAATTGCATAGCTTAGtaactaggtttttttttaaaagtgcctTTTACTCTTTTACAcattacatttgcattttatttatcttggtaACTTATTTTGAATTATCAGTGTATTTTGATTAAAGTCAAGCAGGAGCTCTTTCGTAACCCCGCCTGTCCAATGAATAACTTATGGAGAACATATTTCATAAAGTTCTTCCAGCTGCATATAAGCCTCTTAACAAACAGCTTTTCACCCTGAACGTAAAGTAAGGCTTCATCACTAACTGATGGGAAGCAATCATCTGGATAGTTTGTTGAAATGTATTTCAACAATTCAGGAGTTAAGACTTTAAAAACTGCCAGTGGAAGTAATTTCCTTTTAAACAGGAATTATTGCTGAGAAAGAGGGAGGCTTCAACAATGGAGAAAAACTGCATCtttcttatagatttttttctcaacATGTCCTAAGGGCATCAGACAATTTTTAATTGATGGCTATTAATTTTGAGTAATTATAACAGAAACCTCCTTTGGGGACATTGGTTGTAAGATGTTTTTATGACAACTATGATCTGATTGTCTTCTAAAGAATTCTATTTATGTTCATCTGTCATCTTCCCTCCACCATGGAGAGTATTCTTCTTGCCAATTATAATATCATGggagtatttttagtagaaaattgATATTCTACTAgatttctctagagaaacagcaaaagcattaatgcaagcttcttttttttttaattggcactTGAAAATAACcagttccttccctttttctctcgCTCATCTCTGAAACGCTTACTGATTAAAAACTTCTAATATTAGTGATCATGTGCTAAAGTGGCATGCCGATATAATCTGCTCTTAAAGACGCTGTAGTCATTCACAAACACCCTTTTATTGCCAGTAAACCCTTTGACTTCTAGCTCCTGATCTTACCCCTGGAGCTAAATGCATTACTAAATGTCGTGGTTAAGCCTGGTTTAGCTTGTCCACAAACTCCTGAAACTTTAGAATGAGATGGAGTAAGCCACATaggctcacgcctgtggtcccagctactcgggcaggaggatcacttagttTGGGACTGTAGTGCAGTGTGATCACGCCTGTGAGTAGTCACTGCAtgctagcctggacaacatagtgagacctcatcttaaaacataaaatgagatGTAACAAAAACAAGTTTGGACCTAGACTCAAAGAGATTTAGAGCCTCCTTACCCTGCATCTTGATACTTGCACAGTAAACAGGCTCTTAGAAAGGTGTCCGCATCTGAACACAGGTACCCTCTGCACTTCTCACCTCTTACCCCGCAGAAGGGTCCTCAGTCACAAGTTGCTTCCTTTGAACGAGCGCTGATCTGCACTGTGCTAAGGTATCTCCCAGTTCATGGCAAAATCAAGGAAGTTGAGTGAGTGTAGTAAGATTTTATCAAGCTGAATGTATTCACTTCAAAGAACTGTCCTTTATTTTCAGGTTACATCCTTCACCTTTcttgtattaaaatattctttcttttatgaaatggTAACAGGAGATAGTAACGGCTATCCTCAGTGTCCTttccagcaaaataaaaaatgttgaccTCTCAACAATTTTTCTGGACTATAAAGTCCAGAAACTGTAGGAACCACCGTTTTAGTATATAAGGAAGCCCCACAGGGGGTGATGTGGCTTTTCAGAGTTATATCTCCAGTGTTCAGAATGGAGCCCACTACGTACATAGTAGATGCTCGGTAAATGTATGTTCACTGACAGAGGCACGTATCTGTGGAGCCACTCATTAGTCTCTTCTAGGCTCAGCTGTAAATTGACAACTGTTTGGATGCAACGAATGGCATTAAGTCTCAATTCCGACCTAGACCCAGCCCTCCTGGACAGTTATGGCATAAGTAACTGATGAGCCATCATCTGAAGAATCACTTCAGAACTGGTTATCACTGAAACTAAATTCTGCTTGGGCTTTGAAAACGTTATTGAAAAACCTTAATGGGCAAAGGTATAGATTAACTAAAAGTGGTAATTCTTGGGTGGAATTACTCATACtctgttatatttcttttatttataaatactgtTTAAGTGCCCTAGATTCTGAATGGCTAACTGAAGATAGTGGCTCATCTGGCATTTGAGGAAGACAGGCAGGCTTGAATACCTTTGCTAATTTCATTTGGGCTTGTAGGGCACAGAATCAGAACTCTTCTTGGGTGGGAGGAAGAGATCCTGCCTCccgcctcccaccccctgctgtttaCAGTTTTTATAAGCAAGATTTCACCAGAGCCAGATGCCCGAGATTAAGAGCAGCTCCCCCTGCACGTAGACATAAGGAATAAGCAGATCTGTCATTGACATGGGTTTAACACCCACTGTATTACGGATAGTGGTACAAGGATTCAGGGACAGAAGGCAGTCAGGAAAGACAAAGATCCTCAGCTCTGTTCTGTGAATTGAGAAAGGCTACTTGGAGAAGGTGCGATGGCTGAACAGTGGCCTGACCGAGATGCTCGTTACCTGATTTTGTCTGATTGGCTATAGATGGCTATCTTGCATGTGTTTTCTTTGTGGATCATTTTGTGGCTGGCATCATTGTTCTGGGTGGATCTGTAATTTTCAAATAGTTCCCAAGCATACAGGATCTCAGCAAAAACTAAGCTGTCAGTTGATTATATttgtttacatctttttttttccctttctggtcCAGTGGGTTTGCTGCTTTGTTCACAGTTTTCTGCTCACACAGGTgttctgcacattctgcacaagGTTCACACATAGTGAGCCTTCCATTGTTCTGACCTGTTCACTAGACTTCTTTCTGGAAATTGCTTGGGCCAAGGGCAGCCATTCCAAAGTGGCATCAGATCAAAAGGAAGAGAGGGTGGAGATGGAATTTCTTCATCTTGCTGTTGTTTTGCCGTAGGATTAGCAACCCTTTATTTTGGTGCAGTCTTCCCCTCTGCATAACCCCTCACAGCACTCCTGTGGTTTTCTCACTTGATATGGGTTCCTTATCACCTGCTTTCTAATCCTCATACATGTAACTAAGCCAGCTTTTGAGTGCCTATCAATCTCCCCTCTTCAGCTGGACAAATGCTTTGGTCTTGCAAGTTAGTCTCTGGTCTGCAGTAATACAGCAGTCTAGTGTGAAGGCTCAGGAAGTGGACTTTGGAGCCAAATTCTCTAATTTGAGTCCCTGTCCTGCCATTATTGTGTAACCTTTATTagcccctctgtgcctcagtttccttatctgtcaagTGATACTAATAGTATCAACCTCATAGGTTTGCTCTCAGGactatgtgaattatatttaaagtgtgtAACCAATGCCTATCACAGAGTGCTCAACAAGGATGTATTATTGCCATTGTTATTATACGTTATCTTCATGATTATTAAGAGGTTCTAATCACCTCTGCAAACTTCCAACTAGAGTTAAAGTAGCCATTGTGAATGTATATTATGAAATTGGGAGAGGGTGTTTATAGTTTCACCTCCATTGCATCTTTACTTGGAATCTATCGTTTTTACTATAGAAGACCTTTCCAGAAGGTTCTTCCAAGAAGTGATGTTTAGGAAATGGGCATCAGAAATGGCACGTGAAGCTGGTCAACACTGCCAAAGTGTAGACGACTGCGTAAGAGGCACTGATTGTagatggggctggggctggagagagagaaactgaggaatAGAAACACTCCTTACCACTGTCAGCACGATTCCAATGGAATTGCAGCTCAGGCCTCCAGCCAGTCTTGGAACAGTGCTGTTTTTTATAATGGGACAAGTGCATCTATGTCACAGTAAGACTTCTGATTTTTAATGGATAGTTTTCCAGATAGATCGTTATCcacttgctttattatttttacccTGAAATTCATTCTAAATTGTATCGTGCATGTCTCTTTCTTATGAAGTAGAGTGTCTCTCGTCTTGGTGACTGAGGATCAGTACTGCGGAGTGTCTCCAGAGTGCCTGCCCATGAGAAGTCTGTAGGTTCACACTGTGGTCTTTGGGAAGAGAATATCTTAATGGCAAATTCAGTGGCTAGTGAACTGGATGTGGTCTGACATGTGTGCCCTCCTCAAAGCACAGCCTTCAGAATGTGAGTTTGCCTTGGGatgtcataaaagaaaaaatgtctccACCTAACAACAGTTTGGTGGCCTGTAAGTAACAGGGGCTGCCAGAATGACTTCCGGCTACCAGCTTGGAAGATGACTTAGATGGAAAAGAGGGAAGCATACAGATGAGATGGCATGACTTCTAAACACGTTATTGCTCTACtggaaacagaaacacacacccccaccccagagGTTGATTTGCGATGCTGCTGAGAGGAGCGGGTGTTTTTCTGGGCTGCAGAACAGTTCTGCCTCCTCTGCCCACAGTG
This Callithrix jacchus isolate 240 chromosome 2, calJac240_pri, whole genome shotgun sequence DNA region includes the following protein-coding sequences:
- the LHFPL2 gene encoding LHFPL tetraspan subfamily member 2 protein isoform X1 — protein: MCHVIVTCRSMLWTLLSIVVAFAELIAFMSADWLIGKARSRGGGVEPAGPGGGSPEPYHPTLGIYARCIRNPGVQHFQRDTLCGPYAESFGEIASGFWQATAIFLAVGIFILCMVALVSVFTMCVQSIMKKSIFNVCGLLQGIAGLFLILGLILYPAGWGCQKAIDYCGHYASAYKPGDCSLGWAFYTAIGGTVLTFICAVFSAQAEIATSSDKVQEEIEEGKNLICLL
- the LHFPL2 gene encoding LHFPL tetraspan subfamily member 2 protein isoform X2, with the protein product MCHVIVTCRSMLWTLLSIVVAFAELIAFMSADWLIGKARSRGGGVEPAGPGGGSPEPYHPTLGIYARCIRNPGVQHFQRDTLCGPYAESFGEIASGFWQATAIFLAVGIFILCMVALVSVFTMCVQSIMKKSIFNVCGLLQGIAACFPLQCNSLRNSDEHESHLQQALDAKKNVSSLSSG